ATTTAAGTCAGTAATGTTTCATCTGAAAATTTGTAAATAGAATATTATGAATCCAAAGCACttaagagaaaaatatattcagaCAAATAACTTGAGCTAGCAGGTCTGTCCATTTCGGTAATGCTAATTTTGTGGTATTTActtttataaactgttatagacCATTTCATCTGATCATTGGAGCCATGTTCTTTGTCCCAATAAAGATCTTGGGCATTTAATTATACATGAAGCAAAAGCACTTTTTAGAGGAGACTCTGAGTTCGGAGCAGCTAAAAAACTAGCTGCAGGATTTGTATTAGATGTGATCCAATGTGTATAATTTCCCACAACATTAAAGCACTTGTTCCAACCTGACAAATgcctgttacatttacattacaaatcAAACTaatacagctaaaaaaaaaaaaaaagcaacaatcaTAATCAAAGTTTTATTCCCATTTCTTTTGCACACCTGATTTAATCACTGGTGCACGTAAATGTATTGTAAGTTATATGGAGTTTTATTCATTTGGATGCATAATACACAATGGCTTATAAATAGGCGGTTTGGTTGAAACAAGTTAAAATTTACTTAGTGGGATTTCTTTGTCATCAACTATCAAAATCTCCTATTTTTCTCAACTGTTAAATGTGAAATGTTATATGCAAAATATATCCTAAAACCTTGTGCAGTTAACCAATAAAGATGAGCTTATCAAGCCTGGAGTGTTCTTGCAAGTTTTTTATGAAGATAATATGCTACAATATCCCTTAAATTTAGTTCAGTTACTAATAACAGCACTTTTTATACAGTGggtgttttctgtttttggcATGGATCTTTGtgttattagggcctgagcaccgaaaggtgcgaagccctattgtttttgctcgggagtatttttttgttttttgttttttttccccccccacacattggccaattggggtcccttaacgtgtcttctatctaaggcaaaaaatgtcttattgtgatgacacgcggtgtgtatgttcggccaaggattccgatcgcatcgatgtgcttattgtgagtcccgggtatagcgccaccaacaggccccaggaagtgtgtcagtcacaaaggtggattttctgacagctgcatgcggtaaacttttaaataatcctcctaggggattcataaaattgagaccagacttggccaccatgacgcagagatattggagatgcgaGATGCGTAAACACTGTtaccatggcatcgtgtcaaagtttacttttatttcaggcatatttaaggcttttggcgtgcttagattaacttgaaatttgacacatacatcacatttgtcggctattaagtgtggacaaaaaggtcagacaaaggtgtgtctcttaagtgggtcactagcgcccccgtttgtctaaaatgtggggtttcatttacctacagtccactgatatttacccacttgatgcacttgcccaccgtgcattgttttctgggaggcaccgtatagcgataaaaaaaaaagtgcgagggcccgccatcgctgcttgcagctatatttttagttatttttagtGTGGCTTGCAGTAATAGAAACCTGTTCAAATACCCATGAAGTTACACAAGGTAGTTAGCATTAAAATATGCAACTCGTACCCTTAAACTAATACACCATGTAAATTCGTGCACAGTATTAGAAATGCAATCAATTTCCCACAGCTCTCTGCGTGCCTCCATAAGGGCGCTGCAGCAACTTTAATGTTCCTTCTGCAGGTCCTTATTTTATTGATGTTGCAGATAGGATCTTGCACATGTAGTCAAGATttgattatgatttttttttttgctattatgCATTGgataaaaaatactaaataaattatAAGAAGTGTATGAAATTATTTTGAAGATTTTGAACCTAATGAATCGTTTGTATTCTATCACAAATTGCATAAGATAATTTATAAAAGTTTACTTGTATGAATCAATGTTCAGAGCATTACTTAATTTCTCTTTAAGAATTTAAATTAGGCGTTTTTACGAGATATTTTAAACGGTGGTGAAGACATTGGACCATGTTAGAGATCATATTCCTGACCATAGTCCTGTTCTGTTAGATTGTGGAATAAACAGTCAAATACAGCCATCTACAGGTCATCTACCGTATGGACAGGACCATTTAAGAGAACTAGGATTGGATTAGGTGCCTACCATATGTGTGGTttactgcagctttaattaaatgTCTGCTGAGTTGAACGCATTTGTTTAGTTGCATATGCTTCATGGCGTTATGTTATTCAGGTGTGAACGGTGTGTTATCTGGTTGTGCCACAATCAGATGTGctctcctgtagctgaacaccaGTGATCTCGTCACTGTAGTGTTTGCAAGGACAAAGCTTTAGATCGGTTTACCGTAATCACCTGAGTGCTATTCTCTTCCGGTTTGCGACAGATGTCCAAGTCTTCTCAGCGACTACATTAAATTAGGCAGAAGGCTGTCAGGATAAACGCAATCCACTTCGCAAGAAGGGATATATTAGGTATTTTAATCACATAATGAGTAACGCCTTTAAAAACTGCAAAACTGTCCTTGTAACCGGGGCTAACCGAGGCCTCGGATTACAAATAGTTGAAAGCTTAGTGAATGGAGGATTTTATCCAGGAAAGATCATCGCTACTGCACGTAATCCGGGGGAAGCGAAGGTAATAGGGGATGGACAACACTGAATTTCTGTTTGATCCTATACGAACATTGCTACACCTGTTTCCttataatttatacaactgagcaattgaggtttaagggttTTGTTAGGGaccctgggattcgaactcatgaccttccaaacagtagtccaacaccttatccactatTCTACAACATCATTTTACTACACATATTAATGCAAAAAAGGTTCATTTGCCTTTTCTACAGTGAGACTTTGCAAACATCAAGAACTTAGCGAGATAAATCATCAGAGTGTCATCTAGTTATATTGAATTAGTGATCACTTACAATACGTTTatactttcaattcaatttttatCTGTATAGCGCTTTTGAGCAatgggcattgtctcaaagaagcttttcAGAAgtgtaaaaatctttttttttaaagtttaaaattaaagaattattcatccctaatgagcaagcctgagccAATGGTGGCAAgtaaaaacttcctgagatgatgttaggaaaaaaaaacatgagaggAGCCAAACTGAAACctatcctcatttaggtgagaCCAGTGAGTGAGATTAGATATAATATCCTTTATACAACTGTTTATAGCCCAGTGGAATTGTGCAGCCAAGACCCAGTGAGCAACTTATAGGTCAGTGTCATTTCTGAGAtcattatagacttaacactaattcctttatgccaaagtcttcaaatgttctcTTGCCTGCATGACTTTGTGAGTGGTGGAAAGATCAGTAGCTCAGAATCAGTATCAGTAGAATCAACAGGATTGATTTTTAGAGAAAACCATAGCCAGGTACACTCGGTCACCAAGCAGCACCAGATCCAACCCCACCCGCACCTGGTAAAGATACCATAACTCACACAGGTTTGTCAATTAATGAATGCAACTTTggttatttgatttgttttaacaGGAATTGCAGAGCCTTTCCAAGAATCATCCAAACATACACATTATCCCACTTGGTAAGTTCTTATAGATCTTAAGGCTTATGAATCTTATTGTTATGttaagcaatgtttttttttatatccccTTCCATCCCCTTTATATCTGTCTAGATGTTGTCAGTGAAGAGAGTATCAAGAAGGCTGCTGTGGAGGTAGAACAGATTGTTGAGGAGGATGGCCTCAACTGCCTTATCAACAATGCTGGCATCAACGTCATAGCCGACTTTGAAACAGTGACCGCTGAGAAAATGTTGGAGAACTTTCATACAAATTCTGTCGGACCCCTCATGATCACCAAGGTGATTTCTAAATCAGAAACCAAAGTAAATTTACACAAACCTTCTTAATCTCTTAATACCCATTCCTGACTTTTATAACTAAATGATTCACAGAAGTTACTGGATTATGCTTcaatataaataactaaaaaatagGTTGTGTGAAGACACTGGCATACTTTGAAATGGCTTTGAtatggtttctttttttaattctgacaTGCCACTTTCCTTTGTCTAAACAATAGGACTGTGACTACTGATTATTCTGTTAGTTGATTAGTTgaccattttttttcctttaaaaatcgGTAAGCAATTATATGGCACCTTAAATCTTACTTGTCCAGACAATTGTtaacatttgttgtttttttaacaagatCAATGcaacatattaatatatttttttatgcttgGTTTTGtttaatgcaaaataatttcCCAACAATTGCATCTGCATCTTTTTATGAATGTACAATATACAAGAAAAAATTCTTAATGTCATTGTAATTTTttctataattattaaatagattttaatttttataaaattacaATTTCCTACTTGTTATAAAATACTTATAGCTAAGTTAAAACAATCTATTAATAACTTGtacttatacagttatacaatAACTTGTTATTGCCATGTAAATAGAGCatcaaaaacaggaaaatgtagataataatgtaaaaatgtttgaatggatataaatgtagatttaaatgtaatctctttattaatataaagattatgaGTGAAAACTTGCTTATTGTGCCATGCCTATAGCATGCAACATTATCACTGGGCAGGGTGTCACTTTCAGTCTAGTCCAAGTCTAGTTCAAGTCTAGTCACTgaaaagatatttttaaaaaattgtttcagTCATCTCTTCTGGACGAATTAATgctgcattatttataaacaaacacagacattgtACATGTAGTAAAGGAGtgaatgtgcattttttttatcacgAATGTACTGACCATATTCTGATCCTGGAGTGATGCTGGAGACCTGATCCTGGAGTGTTGTTTTAAGTCATGAAGCTGAATGCTTTATCGCCACCTTCTGGAGTCATTTGGCTATTATAAATTTCCAGcaacaatttttttataaactaatAGTCGAATTATAATCAAATAACGTGACAgttctgtgttattgatgtttTTTGGGCCATCTGCCAGGCTATGCTTCCAATGTTAAAGCGGGCTGCGGCGAATGGGGTAGGACTGGGCATCCACCGAGCTTCAGTTATCAACATGACCTCGCTCTTGGGCTCAGTGGAGCTCAACTGGGGAGAACGTGCCAAGGACTTTAAATGGTACCCATACAGAACATCAAAGGTATGAACCACCAGCAGTCTACATTTAACATGATGAGGAAAAATTCCAAACACAGTAGCCTGGAAGTCTGTTAATGTTATTGCAACTGTAGTCTAAGTTGTAAAATCCTCTAATTAAgcctaaaatataataaaatgccGGTTATATTAAGAAATCATTTTGAGTTAGAAAAATTAAGAATCTGCTGTCTTATGGACACTGTTGCAGAGCGCATTAAACATGATCACTAGATGTATGGCAGTGGACCTGGAGGCTGACGGGATCCTCTGTATGGCTATTCATCCTGGCTGGGTTCGCACAGATATGGGAGGGCAGGAGGTAAGCACTTCCAAGTGTTGTCAGTGTGATCAGAGTTGTGCTAAGAAGAGTTGTCAGAATGTGCTTAGACTTGTGCATGCTTTGAaggaaaataatttgaaataggAAGTTATAGACAATAGGAGTGGCACTTTACATGACAAGCATCTGAAATCTTTCCCTATTTCAGATATTTGAAGCACTAAGCAGAAACTAATAATACTGTTTTAGTATATAACTCAGTGATTTTAGCCTGAAaggtttgtttaaaaattattaatatatatggcACCTAGATAACAGATAACAAGCCCTAGTCTTGCATTTAATTTAGCTCTTCTCTCTGCAGGCACCACTGAGTACAGAAGAGAGCATCAGCTCTGTCTTGGCTGTGATTGGCAATTTGACTGAGAAAGATCATGGCACATTTCTGCATTACACTGGAGAAGCTCTGCCCTGGTGATGCTGCTGAGgaggagaaataaacaaatattgtaAAGTATAAAACTGGTTTATAAAACAGTTTGTGTTCTTTATTAATTAGATAGTGCTGATGTATGTTTTGGTTAAGTTTAAGTTCTACTTATGCAAAACCACGATACTTTAATCCTTGTAAGTAAAAGGATTGTTTAGTACtttaataaaattgtaagtAGTATAATAAGTgggaaaatactgaaaaatttGCTGATGTTTAATGTGCACTATACTGATTTGAATGAAACACTATCAGTagtccctgtgacccgaggtagttcggataagcggtagaaaatgagtgagagagtgagtgagtatcaGTAGTAAATGTATATACTATTTAAAATACATGAAATATCTTATAGCTTGAAATAtcttgaaataataaataacctatatttgtgtgtattatgtagAGAGATTTTCTTATTAAAAGTTTCAGACAgagctgttctttttttatgtgatATGTGAAGTAGGCATTGTTGTCATTGGGCCGCATGTTAACCAGCAAACAAACCTaatacaaacaagacacctTACTTTCATCCATCTTGTTAGTTACTTTTAGTTGTGCCTAGTTATCAGGTGTCAgtgcttctttaaaaaataaattaaaaaaagttgaataaatgtatttgaaaGGTTGCACATACAGTTTTTATAACAACaatcacacattttttattcttacacTACAattctgagataaaaaaaatgtaagtgatTTTAATTTAAGGATGTGAGCAGTTATTTCAAGGGAGCTGGGATGAACAATTTAGTGGGATGATATACATGATTTGAAGAATTGTTTGCAAAAGGACATTTTGTTAAGTTTACAGTAGTGCAGCATGACTGTGTCTGAGTTCTCTTATAAGAAGGGAAAAGAGAGGCTTTTAtacctgataaataaaaaagtgatctGACTGGTTTTCGCTTATGTTTACTGATCATCTGTCAGCTGATGTCTGCAGTCAGTCTAGTTAAAGATGAATACAAATAGAAGCCACATATATCACCATCGATAGTTGAAGCCTATCAACAACCAGCGCTAAGAATCTATTTTTAAAGgtacagttcttttttttcaatctgggaagaaagaaaactaatatttaaagatGTATTAGTTAAACTTAAGAACTTAAGAGTTAAGTTTATTAGTTATTCATATTGTTTGTTGTGATTCTCAAATAATGTCATATAGAATTATAATTTTCTAATTTGTCATGTTTATAACAACTTAAATACATAGTCGAGAAGTGAAGACGTGTCCATATCTCGCATGTTCTGGCTCCTTCTCAGTAGGAGTGCTGTACATGGCAGGGGAGAATGTTTTTGTCAGCTACTTCTGGGAACTCTATATGGAACATTCAGATACCTTTCTCAGAGGAAGCTAAATACTGGGCTTTAGGgacttctgtttttctttttctcattgcCATCTGTATAATGATATGGCAAATTCATCGATATTGCACACAACTGACTGGCTCCAGACATACTGGTATGTTCCATTGCAAACGTcataattttttgttgtttgtattgTAAATGACTAGAGATCTGAGAAGTAGTAAGAAACTGCATGTATAAAGTGAATTTgaaaatttcaatatttaattGCAGTTAATAGCTCACTATTAGACATCCGATCTGCAAAAGATGAAGCATCTAAAAACTCACAGATACCCAACTACCAGGTGAGTCATTCAGCCATCTTGTAATGTAAGTGACTTCAATTatcacactctcaaacacagcTTTACAGTATATCATTTAAAACAGTCTAATTCCGAATTTAGAGGTTGTGTGCTTCATATTCCTTTGCACTGTAATCTAGGtgaaattaaacaatataacTCAGATTGtgctttttatgtttgtttgtagaTAAAAATCAATTTTGGATTAAGTTATTTGTAGGATTGTAATGATTTGAAAATTACCATCACTATCACTATTATGAGAGCATCCATTCTTCTCTTTTAGCTATATTTCCACCAGGGTGAATTAGGACCCTTACGTCGCTGTCTGTCCAGCAACTCTGATCTGGCCAGCAGTACTGACAGTCTCTGGGATGTGGATAAGGAAGACATTCAGGGCACACTGCGCTTCTCACTCTTCTATGATCAGCTCCAGTCACGGTTGGTGGTGACTGTATTGGAGGCAAGAGGCCTGGCGACTCAAACATTCAGCCAGAGTGTGGACTACTTCGTTCATGTACGAGTGCTGTGTATAGCGGTGGAAGATGAAGAGCAACAGCTTACTTGTGTGCTTCAGGAGTGGCAGACACACCCAATCAAGAACAACTGCAACCCTACATTTGGGGATACGTTTTCCTGCACAGTGACTGAGGAAGAAATGCACAAGTTAACAGTGCGCCTGGAGGTATGAATCCAACTATGTATGAATCCAAGCCTAGTAAAGTGTAAGATTCTTGTCTTTTGCAATGACACGTGTTTAAGTTGCTGTTAAAGTTTGATATGTGATCAGATTTCACTTGTGTCCTTGTCAAAATTGAAACAGAATTGTTTGGTGGCTACTTCTGAAGCTTTACATTTTGCAATTTTACTAAataatgtttacattatttatttctctttgtgaaaaaatacacaaagagtGAAAAATACCTTTTTAAGCCACTGTATTGGAAGTTTTCCTGCCccaataaacttttttttttggtatttgtCCCCCTCCTGATTTACTCTGTTTtggtattgtgtattgtgtatccACTCTAAATGGATTCAGATACTTAAAAATAAGTTCATATTAGTCAAGGAGAACATGAgggaaaacacaaaataaacatagCACTCATGTGAAAAAGTAATTTCAGACACAAgaattatttgtcattttaggTGAGAAATTTTGATAAATACTCCCGACATGGAATTCTGGGGCAGGTCCGTGTATCTCTGAAAGGTCTGAATATCTTATTACCTTTGGAAATGCTGGCAGACCTACAAAGACCAAAGAAAGTAAGTCTACATACTAGgaggaatacaaaaaaaaaataagcaagaaGCAAAAGGTTTATTTAGGGCAAATTCGCATGTTTGCTTTAATGACACTGGAATAGTACGGAAAGTGTCACAGTTCAGCTCCAcacaaataaatggaaattacattttaaagcagAAACAGTAAATACACCACTTCTGCGATGTTTTAACACAATACTGAATATTTCAGTATTATTATAAACCTTATTCAGTGATAAAGGCATGTAACTTTACATTTTGCAGGACATTGTTGGTGAAGTCCTTCTGTCTCTCAAATATATGCCCACGTCTCATAGACTGGAGGTGGGAGTCCTGAAGATCAGGATGGTTTTCCGCTCTAGTAAGGTGGAAAGAGGTAaagcaatcttttttttttttaacatgctgAGATGCATTCTACAAAACATATTTGAGTTAAATTGCACTTTACAGTTCAGGAATTCTCAAGGAACAAATGTACAGTGTTTGGTCAATCAACTGAGCTAATTCAGATCATTGAAATAAGTCACATATTGCACTAAAGaattttatctgtttgttttttagcttTATATGCCAGAACCAAAATTGTGTGTAACCAGTGTAGGATTAGACATCAGAGAACCTCTGAGAGGACTCGTTGGGATGTGACTGTGTTCAATGAGGTTCTGATCTTCAATCTACCAGAAGCTCAGATTAGGGAATGCATCCTGACTTTATCTGTCTATGAGCTCTGTCCACGAAAGAGGTCCAAGTGCCTAATTGGTCAGCTAAGCTTTGGGAAAGGCGAAAATGTGGAGGATGATCACTGGAGGCTAATGATGCATGCACTTCGACAGCCAGTTGCCAAATGGCATTTACTCTACTTATAAAAGTAGCCACACCATGGACATAGTTATGGACTTGAAAGTGGACGTGAATACTCttgtaaacaacacaaaattGTTTTTTACAAAAAGGTTGGAAAACACATCATGTGACAGCTCTAGAAAATTTAGGGCATGAACAGAACACATAAAAAAGCATGTATAAGCAGTTCAGTTTGTTTTACAACTATTTACATATGTTACTTTTGTTCTATGAAGGTAAATTAATTGCGATGGGCAGTGTGAATCATGTAAAAGCTGCTCAGGTGTTGCGAGGGCCAATAGTGTTATAGAATCTTTAAAAAGTTTAATGTCAAGTAGAAAAAGCACAAAAGTCCTGGAGCGGACCtctaaataatctaaataatttccaaattaaaatacataatacCTCATTAAAATATGCTACAATATGTTCTTTTTAAATGATAGAACACTGTTCATATTGCATATAAAACTGTATTatgatttatat
Above is a window of Tachysurus vachellii isolate PV-2020 chromosome 9, HZAU_Pvac_v1, whole genome shotgun sequence DNA encoding:
- the si:dkey-12e7.4 gene encoding C-signal; amino-acid sequence: MSNAFKNCKTVLVTGANRGLGLQIVESLVNGGFYPGKIIATARNPGEAKELQSLSKNHPNIHIIPLDVVSEESIKKAAVEVEQIVEEDGLNCLINNAGINVIADFETVTAEKMLENFHTNSVGPLMITKAMLPMLKRAAANGVGLGIHRASVINMTSLLGSVELNWGERAKDFKWYPYRTSKSALNMITRCMAVDLEADGILCMAIHPGWVRTDMGGQEAPLSTEESISSVLAVIGNLTEKDHGTFLHYTGEALPW
- the syt19 gene encoding synaptotagmin-6 — encoded protein: MFLSATSGNSIWNIQIPFSEEAKYWALGTSVFLFLIAICIMIWQIHRYCTQLTGSRHTVNSSLLDIRSAKDEASKNSQIPNYQLYFHQGELGPLRRCLSSNSDLASSTDSLWDVDKEDIQGTLRFSLFYDQLQSRLVVTVLEARGLATQTFSQSVDYFVHVRVLCIAVEDEEQQLTCVLQEWQTHPIKNNCNPTFGDTFSCTVTEEEMHKLTVRLEVRNFDKYSRHGILGQVRVSLKGLNILLPLEMLADLQRPKKDIVGEVLLSLKYMPTSHRLEVGVLKIRMVFRSSKVERALYARTKIVCNQCRIRHQRTSERTRWDVTVFNEVLIFNLPEAQIRECILTLSVYELCPRKRSKCLIGQLSFGKGENVEDDHWRLMMHALRQPVAKWHLLYL